One genomic window of Leopardus geoffroyi isolate Oge1 chromosome C3, O.geoffroyi_Oge1_pat1.0, whole genome shotgun sequence includes the following:
- the GREM2 gene encoding gremlin-2 isoform X2, whose product MFWKLSLSLCLVAVLVKVAEARKNRPAGAIPSPYKDGSSNHSERWQHQIKEVLASSQEALVVTERKYLKSDWCKTQPLRQTVSEEGCRSRTILNRFCYGQCNSFYIPRHVRKEEESFQSCAFCKPQRVTSVLVELECPGLDPPFRLKKIQKVKQCRCMSVNLSDSDKQ is encoded by the coding sequence ATGTTCTGGAAGCTCTCCCTGTCCTTGTGCCTGGTGGCCGTGCTGGTGAAGGTGGCGGAGGCCCGGAAGAACCGGCCGGCGGGCGCCATCCCCTCGCCCTACAAGGACGGCAGCAGCAACCACTCGGAGAGATGGCAGCACCAGATCAAGGAGGTGTTGGCCTCCAGCCAGGAGGCCCTGGTGGTCACCGAGCGCAAGTACCTCAAGAGTGACTGGTGCAAGACGCAGCCGCTGCGGCAGACGGTGAGCGAGGAGGGCTGCCGCAGCCGCACGATCCTCAACCGCTTCTGCTACGGCCAGTGCAACTCCTTCTACATCCCGCGCCACGTCCGCAAGGAGGAGGAGTCCTTCCAGTCGTGCGCCTTCTGCAAGCCCCAGCGCGTCACCTCGGTCCTGGTGGAGCTCGAATGTCCCGGGCTGGACCCTCCCTTCCGACTCAAAAAGATCCAGAAGGTGAAGCAGTGTCGGTGCATGTCGGTGAACCTGAGCGACTCGGACAAGCAGTGA
- the GREM2 gene encoding gremlin-2 isoform X1 — protein MAEGEISLKVLTCLRGKTGMFWKLSLSLCLVAVLVKVAEARKNRPAGAIPSPYKDGSSNHSERWQHQIKEVLASSQEALVVTERKYLKSDWCKTQPLRQTVSEEGCRSRTILNRFCYGQCNSFYIPRHVRKEEESFQSCAFCKPQRVTSVLVELECPGLDPPFRLKKIQKVKQCRCMSVNLSDSDKQ, from the coding sequence GATGTTCTGGAAGCTCTCCCTGTCCTTGTGCCTGGTGGCCGTGCTGGTGAAGGTGGCGGAGGCCCGGAAGAACCGGCCGGCGGGCGCCATCCCCTCGCCCTACAAGGACGGCAGCAGCAACCACTCGGAGAGATGGCAGCACCAGATCAAGGAGGTGTTGGCCTCCAGCCAGGAGGCCCTGGTGGTCACCGAGCGCAAGTACCTCAAGAGTGACTGGTGCAAGACGCAGCCGCTGCGGCAGACGGTGAGCGAGGAGGGCTGCCGCAGCCGCACGATCCTCAACCGCTTCTGCTACGGCCAGTGCAACTCCTTCTACATCCCGCGCCACGTCCGCAAGGAGGAGGAGTCCTTCCAGTCGTGCGCCTTCTGCAAGCCCCAGCGCGTCACCTCGGTCCTGGTGGAGCTCGAATGTCCCGGGCTGGACCCTCCCTTCCGACTCAAAAAGATCCAGAAGGTGAAGCAGTGTCGGTGCATGTCGGTGAACCTGAGCGACTCGGACAAGCAGTGA